A region from the Alosa alosa isolate M-15738 ecotype Scorff River chromosome 7, AALO_Geno_1.1, whole genome shotgun sequence genome encodes:
- the LOC125298280 gene encoding zinc finger protein OZF-like — protein sequence MDTSLPSCRLHQTSTHWGGQDRGEKQRLCSSRSLADSGSPKKHQGAQKIRSYDCFRCGRSYSNSSHLSRHQKTHSEEKPYLCSDCGKAFIELSKMNEHKRVHSGGNKSYNVTCPQCGRRFSNPSNLIRHQKTHTGDKPYMCLQCGKSFSSASNLTRHQKNHSEEKPYCCSACGKAFSKLSKMEEHQRIHTGEKPYVCLQCGKGFSKPSFLTSHQKSHTEEKSYCCSDCGKDFCNGTRLRLHQRVHTGEKPYKCTSCGKRFTFMNGLTVHQRIHTGEKPYPCTECGKRFTTSSAVISHRKVHSKDKPYVCTQCGSRFARLAEWKTHNRLHTGEKPYHCTQCDKLFSQPSHLKTHLRMHAGEKLFHCTHCNKDFSQSSHLKVHLMIHTGEKPHQCPQCGKSFALSGTLKCHLRVHTGEKPYPCSECGKCFSQCSERNTHERKKNCSNSDGLQRHLKIQGKR from the exons ATGGATACCTCTCTACCGTCCTGCAGGTTGCACCAG ACCTCGACACACTGGGGAGGACAAGACAGAGGGGAAAAGCAAAGACTCTGCTCAAGCAGGAGTTTGGCTGACTCCGGATCCCCTAAAAAACATCAGGGAGCTCAGAAAATAAGGTCGTATGACTGCTTTCGGTGCGGGAGAAGTTACTCTAATTCTTCGCACCTCAGTCGCCATCAGAAAACTCATTCCGAAGAGAAACCTTACCTCTGCTCAGATTGTGGGAAAGCGTTTATAGAGTTGAGTAAAATGAATGAACACAAGAGAGTTCACTCTGGAGGTAATAAATCTTATAATGTTACATGCCCACAATGTGGGAGACGTTTTTCCAATCCATCTAACCTCATTCGTCATCAGAAAACTCATACTGGAGATAAACCTTATATGTGCCTGCAGTGTGGGAAAAGTTTCTCCAGTGCATCAAATCTCACTCGCCATCAGAAAAATCATAGCGAAGAGAAGCCTTACTGTTGCTCAGCTTGTGGGAAAGCCTTTTCTAAGTTGAGTAAAATGGAAGAACACCAGAGAAtccacactggagagaagccttatGTGTGCCTGCAGTGTGGGAAAGGTTTCTCAAAGCCATCGTTTCTCACTAGTCATCAGAAGAGTCATACTGAAGAGAAATCTTACTGCTGCTCAGATTGTGGGAAAGACTTTTGCAATGGGACTAGATTGAGATTACACCAAAGAGtccacactggagagaagccttatAAATGTACATCTTGTGGGAAAAGGTTCACCTTCATGAACGGTCTTACAGTACACCAGAGGattcacactggagagaaaccGTATCCTTGCACAGAGTGTGGAAAGAGATTTACTACCTCAAGTGCTGTAATAAGTCATCGCAAAGTGCACAGTAAAGACAAACCGTATGTCTGCACACAGTGTGGGAGTAGGTTTGCGAGATTAGCTGAATGGAAAACCCATAACAGGcttcacactggagagaaaccTTACCATTGCACTCAGTGTGACAAACTTTTTTCTCAGCCTTCTCATCTAAAAACTCATTTGAGGATGCATGCTGGAGAGAAGCTCTTTCACTGCACACATTGTAACAAAGACTTTTCTCAGAGTAGCCATCTGAAGGTCCACCTGATGATACACACTGGGGAAAAGCCTCATCAGTGCCCTCAGTGTGGAAAGTCTTTTGCCTTATCGGGCACTCTTAAGTGTCACCTCAGAGTCCACACTGGAGAGAAACCGTACCCCTGCTCTGAATGTGGAAAGTGCTTTTCTCAGTGTAGTGAACGTAACACTCACGAACGAAAAAAGAACTGTAGTAACTCAGATGGCCTTCAAAGACATCTGAAAATACAGGGAAAACGCTGA
- the LOC125298626 gene encoding sodium/potassium-transporting ATPase subunit alpha-1-like isoform X2 encodes MIQAVGGFFTYVVILAENGFLPMDLFGIRVSWEDKYNNELEDSYGQQWTYESRKIVEYTCHTAFFVSIVIVQWTDLIICKTRRLSLAHQGMFSNKVLIFGLCEETALAAFFSYCPGMDVALRMYPLKPLWWFCAMPYSLLIFIYDEVRKYILRRNPGGWVEKETYY; translated from the exons ATGATCCAAGCAGTGGGAGGATTCTTCACCTACGTTGTGATCCTGGCTGAGAATGGCTTCCTGCCCATGGACCTCTTTGGAATTCGAGTCTCCTGGGAAGACAAGTACAACAACGAGCTCGAGGACAGTTATGGCCAGCAGTGG ACATACGAGAGCAGAAAGATTGTGGAGTACACGTGCCACACAGCGTTTTTCGTGAGCATCGTCATCGTGCAGTGGACTGACCTCATCATCTGTAAGACACGGAGATTGTCCCTCGCTCATCAAGGAATGTTCTC gaataaaGTCCTCATTTTCGGCCTGTGCGAGGAGACAGCTTTGGCCGCCTTTTTCTCCTACTGTCCAGGCATGGATGTTGCCCTGAGGATGTACCCTCTCAA aCCATTGTGGTGGTTCTGTGCTATGCCCTATTCACTGCTCATCTTCATCTATGATGAAGTGAGGAAATATATCTTGCGGAGAAACCCAGGAG GCTGGGTGGAGAAGGAAACATATTATTAA